A window of the Parvularcula bermudensis HTCC2503 genome harbors these coding sequences:
- a CDS encoding lysine--tRNA ligase has product MPPVTLSPAALDAAKSWPFQEARALMKRLEKTGKSTPVVFETGYGPSGLPHIGTFGEVARTSMVRHAFSLLSGRETKLLCVSDDMDGMRKVPPSVPQPEMLAPYLQQPLSSVPDPFGTHDSFSAHNNARLRRFLDRFGFDYQFVSATEAYREGALDKALLRMLEVYDEVMDIILPTLGEERRQTYSPILPISPTTNRVLYVPLLDRDPATGEIVFEDENDDRVTTKVTGGATKLQWKADWAGRWYAFGVDYEMAGEDLTESTRLSGKIVRALGAEPPAGFNYQLFLDEEGRKISKTKGNGLTIEEWLRYASPESLSLFNFQNPKKAKKLYFDIIPKTVDEYWTHVEKFADQPEEKQVDNPAFHIHTGSVPTTTPPVPFSLLLTLVDASGTSDPEVLRGFVAKYRPTATEAEIAALEALIPYAVHYFEDFVKPKKSFRSPTVEEREALLDLAERLASLEDGQEEDVYQTAVFDAGKAAGFENMRAWFTGLYEVVLGQSEGPRMGPFIAVLGPDRVAGLIRKALDKDG; this is encoded by the coding sequence TTGCCCCCTGTCACGCTATCGCCCGCCGCGCTCGACGCCGCCAAATCCTGGCCCTTTCAGGAGGCGCGCGCCCTTATGAAGCGGCTTGAGAAGACGGGAAAATCCACCCCCGTGGTGTTTGAAACCGGCTACGGCCCGAGCGGTCTGCCGCATATCGGCACCTTCGGTGAGGTGGCACGCACCTCAATGGTCCGCCATGCGTTTTCTCTTTTGTCGGGACGGGAGACAAAACTTCTTTGCGTCTCGGACGACATGGACGGCATGCGAAAAGTGCCCCCCTCGGTGCCCCAACCTGAAATGCTGGCCCCCTATCTCCAGCAACCTCTCTCGAGCGTGCCGGACCCCTTCGGCACCCATGACAGCTTCTCGGCGCACAATAATGCGCGGTTGCGTCGGTTCCTCGATCGCTTTGGCTTTGACTATCAGTTCGTCTCCGCCACCGAGGCCTATCGCGAGGGCGCGCTCGACAAGGCGCTTTTGCGGATGCTTGAGGTCTATGACGAGGTGATGGATATCATCCTGCCCACCTTGGGCGAGGAAAGACGGCAAACCTATTCGCCCATCCTGCCGATCAGTCCGACCACCAACCGCGTGCTCTACGTGCCTCTGCTCGACCGCGACCCGGCAACCGGAGAGATCGTCTTCGAGGACGAGAACGACGACCGGGTCACGACGAAGGTCACGGGGGGCGCCACGAAATTGCAGTGGAAAGCCGATTGGGCGGGGCGCTGGTATGCTTTCGGAGTCGACTATGAAATGGCCGGAGAGGATCTGACCGAATCGACCCGCCTGTCGGGCAAGATCGTGCGTGCCCTTGGCGCGGAACCACCGGCCGGCTTCAACTATCAGCTCTTTCTCGACGAAGAGGGACGGAAGATTTCGAAGACCAAGGGGAATGGTCTGACCATCGAGGAATGGCTGCGATATGCCAGTCCCGAAAGCTTGAGCCTGTTCAATTTTCAAAATCCGAAGAAGGCGAAAAAGCTCTATTTCGACATTATCCCAAAGACGGTCGATGAGTACTGGACCCATGTCGAGAAATTCGCCGACCAGCCCGAAGAAAAGCAGGTGGATAATCCCGCCTTCCACATCCACACCGGGTCGGTGCCGACGACGACCCCGCCGGTCCCGTTCAGCCTGCTGCTGACGCTGGTGGATGCCTCCGGCACCTCTGACCCCGAGGTGCTGCGCGGCTTCGTGGCGAAATATCGGCCGACAGCGACGGAAGCGGAAATCGCCGCGCTCGAGGCGCTGATTCCCTATGCCGTCCATTATTTCGAGGATTTCGTCAAACCGAAGAAATCCTTCCGTTCTCCGACGGTTGAAGAGCGGGAAGCCCTTCTCGACCTTGCCGAGCGATTGGCGTCCCTTGAGGACGGCCAGGAAGAAGATGTCTATCAGACGGCGGTCTTCGACGCCGGTAAGGCGGCGGGCTTTGAAAACATGCGGGCGTGGTTCACCGGCCTTTACGAAGTCGTCCTTGGGCAGAGCGAAGGGCCCCGCATGGGGCCGTTCATCGCCGTCTTAGGCCCCGATCGGGTCGCGGGATTGATCCGCAAGGCGTTGGACAAGGACGGGTGA
- a CDS encoding tellurite resistance TerB family protein yields the protein MSDIDKSLTPAHAIIYLMVLASASDGDIRDAELQAIGRVVRSFPLFAPTEEDSLVKTVEAAGQMMAPDGGLQKVIAAAARALPPHLGETAYAAVVDVVTADENLAPTEIRVLELIRDALNVSDEGAAAIEHAARARHMTVEAVD from the coding sequence ATGAGCGATATCGATAAATCCCTGACGCCCGCCCATGCGATCATCTACCTCATGGTTCTGGCGTCCGCTTCAGATGGCGATATTCGGGATGCCGAGCTGCAGGCCATTGGCCGGGTCGTGCGGTCCTTTCCGTTGTTTGCCCCAACGGAGGAAGACAGCCTTGTGAAGACCGTCGAGGCGGCGGGCCAGATGATGGCCCCCGATGGGGGATTGCAAAAGGTGATCGCCGCGGCGGCCCGGGCTCTCCCCCCGCATTTGGGCGAAACCGCCTATGCTGCGGTCGTGGATGTCGTGACGGCCGATGAGAACTTGGCCCCGACGGAGATCCGGGTTCTCGAACTCATTCGCGATGCGTTGAACGTATCGGACGAGGGAGCGGCGGCGATCGAGCACGCGGCGAGAGCCCGTCACATGACGGTGGAAGCAGTCGATTGA
- the rimK gene encoding 30S ribosomal protein S6--L-glutamate ligase — protein MTDALTLGWAEWCALPTLGLPAIKAKVDTGAKTSALHAFTIQPFGPAGRRKLRFGIHPIPERPEFEVYCSADIVDQRDVTSSNGETESRYVIETPIRIGPYEWPIQLTLSDREGMSYHMLLGRQALTEFPFEGEPLVMPSLSYQQPQLSYDVYDGLSKKAPTPRSLRIGILTREPNAYSTRRLVEAGETREHVVELIDTQRCYMLINAGRPEVHYDGRCLPPFDTIIPRIGASITAYGTAVTRQFEAMGTFCVNGSHAIAVSRDKLHAHQLLAREGIGMPTTAFASSPKDTRNLIDLMGEGATIVKLLESSQGKGVVLTETRKAAESVVDAFRGLKADFLVQEFVKEAGGEDIRCLVVGGKVVAAIKRRAAPGEFRSNLHQGGSAVTVKISKAERETAIKAAKVLGLGFAGVDLLRSSSGPKVLEVNSSPGLEGVETATGKDVARLLMEAIEKRAASTVRRRRRASEPGQL, from the coding sequence ATGACCGATGCTTTGACCCTCGGCTGGGCCGAGTGGTGCGCTTTGCCGACCTTGGGATTGCCGGCGATCAAGGCCAAGGTCGATACGGGTGCCAAAACCTCCGCCCTTCACGCCTTCACCATTCAGCCCTTCGGACCGGCGGGACGCCGAAAGCTGCGCTTTGGGATCCATCCGATTCCAGAGCGACCGGAGTTCGAGGTCTATTGCTCCGCGGACATCGTCGACCAGCGCGATGTGACGAGTTCGAACGGTGAGACAGAGAGCCGCTATGTCATCGAGACGCCGATCCGGATCGGGCCTTACGAATGGCCGATCCAACTGACCCTCTCCGACCGTGAGGGCATGAGCTATCACATGTTGCTGGGGCGCCAGGCGCTGACGGAATTTCCCTTTGAGGGGGAGCCGCTGGTGATGCCGAGCCTCTCCTATCAACAGCCACAGCTCAGCTATGACGTTTATGATGGGCTGTCGAAAAAAGCGCCGACCCCACGGTCTCTCCGTATCGGGATTTTGACGCGGGAGCCGAATGCCTATTCGACACGGCGGCTGGTTGAGGCGGGGGAAACGCGGGAGCATGTCGTCGAGCTGATCGACACCCAACGGTGCTATATGCTGATCAATGCCGGACGGCCCGAGGTCCATTACGATGGCCGGTGCCTGCCGCCCTTTGACACGATCATCCCGCGGATCGGCGCCTCAATCACCGCCTATGGCACCGCCGTGACGCGGCAGTTCGAGGCGATGGGCACGTTTTGCGTGAACGGCTCCCACGCCATCGCCGTCAGTCGGGATAAATTGCATGCCCACCAATTGCTGGCGCGGGAAGGGATCGGCATGCCGACCACGGCGTTTGCGTCATCGCCCAAAGACACCCGGAACCTGATCGATTTGATGGGAGAGGGGGCCACCATCGTCAAACTGCTTGAGTCCAGTCAAGGCAAAGGTGTCGTCCTCACAGAAACCCGTAAAGCCGCTGAAAGTGTGGTCGACGCGTTCCGTGGGCTGAAAGCCGATTTCCTGGTGCAAGAATTCGTGAAGGAGGCCGGGGGCGAAGATATTCGCTGCCTGGTGGTCGGCGGCAAAGTGGTCGCCGCCATCAAACGTCGTGCCGCCCCCGGTGAGTTCCGGTCGAACCTCCACCAGGGGGGATCGGCGGTCACAGTGAAGATCAGCAAGGCTGAAAGGGAAACCGCGATCAAGGCGGCCAAGGTCTTGGGCCTTGGCTTTGCCGGGGTGGATCTATTGCGGTCGAGTTCGGGGCCGAAGGTGCTTGAGGTGAATTCCAGCCCAGGCCTTGAAGGCGTGGAGACGGCGACGGGTAAGGACGTGGCCCGTCTACTGATGGAAGCCATCGAGAAACGCGCCGCGAGCACGGTCCGTCGCCGCCGTCGCGCCTCTGAACCCGGACAATTATGA
- a CDS encoding quinone-dependent dihydroorotate dehydrogenase: MSALRRVDPERAHRLTIAALRTGIVPGMAADQWPSLHTEIAGLTLPNPLGLAAGFDKNAQVPDPCLRLGFGFVEVGAVTLKAQPGNPRPRVFRLPQDFAVINRYGFNNDGLEAVAARLRARRGRTGVVGVNLGANKDSADRLKDFAVGAAALSPLVDFCTVNVSSPNTPGLRHLQEADTLRNLLSSLPSVMAPSTRLFLKVAPDLTDEAVADLAELVRSTPVDALIVSNTTISRPHLTSDPEETGGLSGRPLFDLSTRRLRDFASLLNGDVPLIGVGGIEDSDTAYQKILNGASALQLYTALIYKGPRLVVDILDGLADRLTVDGYPTVADAVGAAHR, from the coding sequence ATGTCAGCGCTCAGGCGGGTTGACCCGGAACGGGCACATCGTCTGACCATTGCGGCGCTGAGAACCGGTATCGTGCCTGGCATGGCGGCCGATCAATGGCCCTCTCTGCACACGGAGATTGCGGGCCTTACCTTACCTAATCCCCTGGGCCTCGCGGCGGGGTTCGATAAAAACGCCCAGGTCCCAGACCCTTGTTTGCGGCTCGGCTTCGGCTTCGTCGAAGTGGGCGCGGTGACGCTGAAAGCGCAGCCTGGCAACCCCCGCCCGCGAGTTTTTCGGCTGCCGCAGGATTTTGCCGTCATCAACCGCTATGGCTTTAACAATGACGGCCTTGAGGCCGTTGCTGCGCGTCTTCGGGCCCGGCGCGGCCGGACGGGGGTCGTTGGGGTCAATCTGGGGGCAAACAAGGACAGCGCCGACCGGCTCAAGGATTTTGCCGTTGGCGCCGCGGCCCTCTCCCCCCTTGTTGATTTTTGTACGGTCAATGTATCTTCCCCCAATACGCCAGGGCTAAGACACCTTCAGGAGGCGGACACCTTGCGCAACCTCCTGTCGTCCCTTCCGTCGGTGATGGCGCCCTCGACCCGCCTGTTTCTAAAAGTTGCGCCGGATTTGACCGACGAGGCTGTTGCTGACCTTGCCGAGCTTGTGCGCTCCACCCCCGTGGACGCGCTGATCGTATCGAACACCACCATCTCGCGCCCTCATTTGACGTCCGACCCGGAGGAGACGGGGGGATTGTCCGGTCGCCCTCTCTTTGATCTCTCGACCCGCCGGTTGCGTGACTTCGCCTCGCTGCTCAACGGGGATGTTCCTTTGATCGGTGTCGGGGGAATCGAAGACAGCGACACGGCCTATCAAAAAATCCTCAACGGGGCGTCAGCCCTGCAGCTCTATACAGCCCTCATTTACAAGGGGCCTAGGCTTGTGGTTGATATCCTTGACGGGCTCGCCGATCGGTTGACTGTCGATGGCTATCCCACCGTCGCCGATGCGGTGGGGGCGGCGCACCGTTAG
- a CDS encoding ATP-binding protein, which yields MPNTRPEIRAFVEEMRSTRSGRFMLEALDCLPNGFVIYDPTLHLIYGNQVARDRNAQMFELLEAGVPLDQIVRRQLKLILPDLPPDEFEESAEDYIYRLRTGLPVEFHTENGRTAQSNFFEMESGERVAVTVDITAIRANEQRLRLARSEAEAANKTKSAFLANTSHEIRTPLNGILGLTEHVLKLDLPTEARQHLNTIHDAGTTLLTLLNDILDLSKIEAGAFELAPDEKALSETVGKVERLWSGPAKQKGLSLDVVIGPGVPEKVIADHHRLYQCLSNLVSNAIKFTEEGSVHIRVDASKPKAGQSVVTVAVSDTGPGISDDIKTQLFKPFTQADSSTSRTYGGTGLGLSIVQGLMDLMGGSVDLESKVGVGTTFRVRLPVKVPGEIHGPKPQTAVHMRSIPAGLKVLIVDDIGLNRQVARLLLQSSGCVCSEAENGQEALDMLAGGPIDIVLMDLHMPTMDGFEAVRRIRESSEAWGDVPVIALSADEAARRDGELGEKGFNGFIAKPVSEARLLEAISDVLNGENYRNGRVFADIG from the coding sequence ATGCCGAACACACGGCCTGAAATTAGGGCATTCGTCGAAGAAATGCGGTCCACACGATCGGGCCGTTTCATGTTGGAGGCATTGGATTGCCTGCCTAATGGCTTCGTCATTTACGACCCGACCCTCCACCTGATTTACGGTAATCAGGTGGCCCGGGATCGGAATGCCCAGATGTTCGAATTACTCGAAGCCGGGGTGCCCCTCGACCAGATCGTCCGACGACAGTTGAAGCTGATCCTGCCGGATCTTCCGCCTGACGAGTTTGAGGAGAGCGCCGAGGATTACATCTACCGTCTGCGTACGGGTCTGCCCGTCGAGTTTCATACGGAGAACGGCCGCACCGCTCAATCGAACTTCTTTGAAATGGAGAGTGGAGAGCGGGTGGCCGTCACGGTCGATATCACCGCGATCCGCGCCAATGAACAGCGCCTCAGGCTGGCTCGAAGCGAGGCAGAAGCGGCAAATAAGACAAAGTCGGCGTTTCTGGCCAATACAAGCCATGAAATCAGAACGCCCTTGAACGGTATTCTGGGCCTGACCGAGCATGTTCTGAAGCTCGACCTCCCGACCGAAGCGAGACAGCATCTCAATACGATCCACGATGCCGGGACGACCCTGCTCACCCTTCTTAACGATATTCTCGACCTCTCGAAGATCGAAGCTGGGGCGTTCGAACTCGCGCCGGATGAGAAGGCGCTTTCCGAAACCGTGGGCAAGGTCGAACGGCTCTGGTCAGGCCCGGCGAAGCAAAAAGGTCTCTCCCTCGATGTGGTGATCGGCCCGGGTGTCCCTGAAAAGGTCATTGCGGACCATCACCGCCTCTACCAATGTCTCTCGAACCTTGTTTCGAATGCGATCAAATTCACCGAAGAGGGGTCTGTCCATATCCGCGTCGATGCCTCCAAGCCAAAGGCGGGACAATCGGTGGTGACGGTCGCGGTGTCCGATACCGGGCCGGGGATTTCCGACGACATTAAGACCCAGCTCTTCAAGCCCTTCACCCAGGCCGATAGTTCCACCTCCCGCACCTATGGCGGCACCGGCCTTGGTCTCAGCATTGTGCAAGGGCTCATGGATCTAATGGGGGGCTCGGTCGATCTCGAAAGCAAGGTCGGCGTTGGGACGACCTTCCGTGTTCGGTTGCCGGTAAAGGTCCCCGGCGAGATCCATGGGCCAAAGCCCCAGACCGCCGTGCACATGCGCAGCATTCCCGCGGGGCTGAAAGTGCTCATCGTCGACGATATCGGTCTCAATCGACAGGTCGCGCGGCTCCTCTTGCAATCCTCCGGCTGTGTCTGCAGCGAGGCGGAGAACGGGCAGGAGGCCTTGGACATGCTGGCGGGTGGCCCCATCGATATCGTTCTGATGGATCTTCATATGCCAACGATGGATGGCTTCGAAGCGGTGCGCAGAATTCGTGAGAGCAGTGAGGCCTGGGGCGATGTCCCGGTCATCGCGCTGTCGGCGGATGAAGCGGCGCGCCGCGACGGGGAGCTGGGGGAAAAGGGGTTCAACGGGTTCATCGCCAAACCTGTGAGCGAAGCGCGCCTGCTTGAGGCGATTTCCGATGTCCTCAACGGAGAGAACTATCGCAACGGCCGCGTCTTTGCCGATATCGGCTAG
- the cmk gene encoding (d)CMP kinase gives MIIAVDGPAASGKGTLSRRLAAYYGLAYLDTGMLYRGVGWVMLSRQLDPRRVDDAEAAARAFSLDDIADADIRTPDVGRAASQVAVQPPVRAALLTYQRRFAAAPPNGLRGAVLDGRDIGTVVCPDAPVKLYVTADTEVRAHRRWSELMARDARSLSFENVLEDIRRRDARDAGREEAPMRPAADAVIIDTTTLDPDEVFARALREIDRRLPS, from the coding sequence CTGATTATCGCCGTGGACGGGCCTGCTGCCAGCGGTAAGGGAACGCTCTCCCGCCGACTGGCGGCTTATTATGGTCTCGCCTATCTCGATACCGGGATGCTCTATCGGGGAGTCGGCTGGGTGATGCTGAGCCGGCAACTCGACCCCCGACGCGTGGACGACGCCGAGGCTGCGGCCCGCGCCTTCAGTCTCGACGATATTGCCGATGCGGATATTCGAACCCCCGATGTCGGCCGCGCCGCGTCGCAGGTCGCTGTGCAGCCGCCCGTCCGGGCCGCGCTTCTCACCTATCAACGGCGCTTTGCGGCCGCGCCGCCCAACGGGTTGCGTGGCGCGGTCCTGGATGGCCGCGATATCGGAACCGTGGTGTGTCCCGACGCCCCCGTCAAACTCTATGTGACCGCGGACACTGAGGTGCGGGCCCACCGTCGATGGTCGGAATTGATGGCCCGCGATGCTCGCTCGCTCTCCTTCGAGAACGTTCTTGAGGATATTCGCCGCCGTGATGCGAGGGATGCGGGCCGAGAAGAGGCGCCGATGCGCCCGGCCGCTGATGCCGTGATTATCGACACAACAACGCTCGATCC